The Mycobacterium seoulense genome has a window encoding:
- a CDS encoding cold-shock protein codes for MTQGTVKWFNSEKGFGFIAPDGGAADVFVHYSEIQGNGYKSLEENQRVEFNVEQGTKGPQAVGVTAV; via the coding sequence ATGACACAGGGAACTGTGAAATGGTTTAACAGCGAAAAAGGCTTCGGTTTTATCGCTCCGGACGGCGGCGCAGCAGATGTGTTCGTCCACTACTCGGAAATCCAGGGTAACGGCTACAAGTCGCTCGAGGAGAACCAACGAGTTGAGTTCAATGTCGAGCAGGGGACCAAGGGTCCGCAGGCAGTCGGAGTGACTGCCGTCTAA
- a CDS encoding cytochrome P450, which translates to MTTTAIVPRVSGGEEEHGHLEEFRTEPIGLMKRVREECGDVGWFQLVDKHVILLSGAGANEFFFRSADEELDQAEAYPFMTPIFGKGVVFDASPERRKEMLHNSALRGEQMKGHAATIEGEVKKMIANWGDEGEIELLDFFAELTIYTSTACLIGLKFREQLDHRFAEYYHMLERGTDPLCYVDPYLPIESFRLRDEARVKLVALVQEIMDQRLANPPKDKADRDMLDVLVSIKDEEGNPRFSADEVTGMFISLMFAGHHTSSGTSAWTLIELIRHPDVYAEVLAELEELYADGQEVSFHALRSIPKLDNVVKETLRLHPPLIILMRVAKGEFEVEGFPIHAGDYVAASPAISNRIPEDFPDPDAFKPDRYNKPEQADIVNRWTWIPFGAGRHRCVGAAFAQMQIKAIFSVLLREYEFEMAQPADSYHNDHSKMVVQLARPAKVRYRKRNA; encoded by the coding sequence ATGACAACTACCGCTATCGTCCCGCGGGTCTCCGGGGGCGAGGAGGAGCACGGCCACCTCGAGGAATTCCGCACGGAACCAATCGGTTTGATGAAGCGCGTCCGCGAAGAGTGCGGCGACGTGGGCTGGTTCCAGCTGGTCGACAAGCACGTCATCCTGCTCTCCGGCGCGGGGGCCAACGAATTCTTCTTCCGCTCGGCGGACGAGGAGCTGGACCAGGCCGAGGCGTACCCCTTCATGACACCGATCTTCGGCAAGGGCGTGGTGTTCGACGCCAGCCCCGAGCGGCGCAAGGAGATGTTGCACAACTCCGCGCTGCGCGGCGAGCAGATGAAGGGCCACGCCGCCACCATCGAGGGCGAAGTCAAGAAGATGATCGCCAACTGGGGCGACGAGGGCGAGATCGAGCTGCTCGACTTCTTCGCCGAGCTGACCATCTACACCTCGACCGCCTGCCTGATCGGGCTGAAGTTCCGCGAGCAGCTCGACCACCGGTTTGCGGAGTACTACCACATGCTGGAGCGCGGCACCGACCCGCTGTGCTACGTCGATCCGTACCTACCGATCGAGAGCTTCCGGCTGCGTGACGAGGCGCGCGTCAAGCTCGTCGCCCTGGTGCAGGAGATCATGGACCAACGGCTGGCCAATCCGCCCAAGGACAAGGCCGACCGCGACATGCTCGACGTCCTGGTCTCGATCAAGGACGAAGAAGGCAATCCCCGGTTCTCCGCCGACGAGGTCACCGGGATGTTCATCTCGCTGATGTTCGCGGGGCACCACACCAGCTCGGGGACGTCGGCCTGGACGTTGATCGAGCTGATCCGCCATCCCGACGTCTACGCCGAGGTGCTGGCCGAGCTCGAGGAGCTGTACGCCGACGGCCAGGAGGTGAGTTTCCATGCCCTGCGGTCGATTCCGAAGCTGGACAACGTGGTCAAGGAGACCCTGCGACTGCACCCGCCGCTGATCATCCTGATGCGGGTCGCCAAGGGCGAGTTCGAGGTCGAGGGCTTCCCGATCCACGCCGGTGACTACGTCGCGGCGTCCCCGGCGATCTCGAACCGCATTCCCGAGGACTTTCCCGATCCGGACGCGTTCAAGCCCGATCGCTACAACAAGCCCGAGCAGGCCGACATCGTCAACCGGTGGACCTGGATTCCGTTCGGTGCGGGGCGACACCGCTGTGTCGGCGCCGCTTTCGCCCAGATGCAGATCAAGGCGATCTTCTCGGTTTTGTTGCGCGAGTATGAGTTCGAGATGGCCCAGCCGGCCGACAGCTATCACAACGACCACTCGAAGATGGTCGTCCAGCTCGCGCGGCCCGCGAAGGTCCGCTACCGCAAGCGCAATGCGTAG
- the phoP gene encoding two-component system response regulator PhoP: MTAAIPTEAKSEARVLVVDDEANIVELLSVSLKFQGFEVYTATNGAQALDRAREARPDAVILDVMMPGMDGFGVLRRLRADGIDAPALFLTARDSLQDKIAGLTLGGDDYVTKPFSLEEVVARLRVILRRAGKGGAEPRSARLTFADIELDEETHEVWKAGEPVSLSPTEFTLLRYFVINAGTVLSKPKILDHVWRYDFGGDVNVVESYVSYLRRKIDTGEKRLLHTLRGVGYVLREPR, encoded by the coding sequence ATGACCGCGGCAATCCCAACTGAAGCGAAATCGGAGGCTCGCGTCCTCGTGGTCGACGACGAGGCCAACATCGTCGAGCTGCTTTCGGTGAGCCTGAAGTTCCAGGGGTTCGAGGTGTACACCGCGACCAACGGAGCGCAAGCCCTGGACCGGGCGCGCGAGGCCCGTCCCGACGCGGTGATCCTGGACGTGATGATGCCCGGCATGGACGGGTTCGGCGTGCTGCGGCGCCTGCGCGCCGACGGCATCGACGCCCCGGCGTTGTTCCTGACCGCTCGAGACTCGTTGCAGGACAAGATCGCCGGCCTGACCCTCGGCGGCGACGACTACGTGACCAAGCCGTTCAGCCTCGAAGAGGTGGTTGCCCGGTTGCGGGTCATCCTCCGGCGCGCCGGCAAAGGCGGAGCGGAGCCCCGCAGCGCCCGGCTGACGTTCGCCGACATCGAACTCGACGAGGAGACCCACGAGGTGTGGAAGGCCGGCGAGCCGGTCTCCCTGTCGCCGACCGAATTCACACTGCTGCGTTACTTTGTGATCAATGCGGGCACGGTGTTGAGCAAGCCCAAGATCCTCGATCACGTGTGGCGGTACGACTTCGGAGGTGACGTCAATGTCGTCGAGTCCTACGTGTCGTATTTGCGCCGCAAGATCGACACCGGCGAGAAGCGCCTCCTGCACACCTTGCGCGGGGTGGGTTATGTGTTGCGGGAACCGCGCTGA
- a CDS encoding lytic transglycosylase domain-containing protein translates to MRRTAPMLLGAVLFALAGCSASTANPTAGSVASQASTAVATPLASRTVAEAPNPPLGAQPQLAADPAQLADDLVADERALRDPSTAEPALVAAAHREQAAYRAIGRHPEWDSITAPRIPPELLDVYARNLDARHQLQAMTPAKDTLPAWRIEPPVPADELMGDYHAAEAETGVGWNYLAAINFVETRFGSINGVSTAGAQGPMQFLPSTFAAYGQGGDINSPRDSIMAAGRFLAANGFASDPDHAIYGYNHAHQYVRAVDQYAALIAADPAAFPTYYRWDVYYVTTAGDVLLPVGYAAPAPLPVADYLATHPQ, encoded by the coding sequence ATGCGGCGTACCGCGCCGATGTTGCTCGGCGCGGTCCTGTTCGCCCTCGCCGGCTGCTCGGCGTCGACGGCGAACCCCACCGCGGGGTCGGTTGCTTCGCAAGCATCGACTGCGGTCGCCACCCCGCTCGCGTCGAGAACCGTTGCCGAAGCACCGAATCCACCCCTGGGCGCGCAGCCCCAACTGGCGGCCGATCCGGCGCAGCTGGCCGACGACCTCGTCGCCGACGAGCGGGCGTTGCGGGACCCGTCGACGGCCGAGCCGGCTCTGGTGGCGGCGGCGCATCGCGAGCAGGCCGCATACCGGGCCATCGGGCGACACCCCGAATGGGATTCGATCACCGCGCCGCGCATCCCGCCGGAACTTCTCGACGTCTACGCCCGCAACCTTGATGCCCGTCACCAGCTCCAGGCGATGACACCCGCGAAAGACACGCTGCCCGCGTGGCGGATCGAACCCCCGGTTCCCGCCGACGAGCTGATGGGTGACTACCACGCGGCCGAAGCGGAGACCGGTGTCGGCTGGAACTATCTGGCGGCGATCAACTTCGTCGAGACCCGCTTCGGCAGCATCAACGGCGTGAGTACCGCCGGCGCGCAAGGACCCATGCAGTTCCTGCCGTCGACGTTCGCCGCCTATGGCCAGGGTGGCGATATCAACTCACCCCGCGACAGCATCATGGCGGCGGGCCGCTTCCTCGCGGCCAACGGCTTCGCGAGCGACCCCGATCACGCCATCTACGGCTACAACCATGCGCACCAATACGTCCGGGCGGTCGACCAATATGCCGCGCTGATCGCCGCCGATCCGGCGGCGTTCCCCACCTACTACCGATGGGACGTCTACTACGTCACCACCGCCGGTGACGTGTTGCTCCCTGTCGGTTACGCGGCGCCGGCCCCGCTCCCCGTCGCGGACTACCTCGCCACCCACCCGCAGTAA
- a CDS encoding ferredoxin: MGSNGFRIEADLDLCQGHAMCELEAPDYFRVPKRGKVEILDPEPPEDARDEVERAVDMCPTHALFIKEKEDR; this comes from the coding sequence ATGGGCTCAAATGGATTCAGAATCGAAGCGGATCTGGATTTGTGTCAGGGCCACGCCATGTGCGAATTGGAGGCGCCGGACTACTTCCGGGTGCCCAAGCGGGGCAAGGTCGAGATCCTCGACCCCGAACCGCCCGAAGACGCCCGCGACGAAGTCGAACGCGCGGTCGATATGTGCCCAACGCATGCACTGTTCATCAAAGAGAAAGAAGACCGATAA
- a CDS encoding NDMA-dependent alcohol dehydrogenase — protein sequence MKTKGALIWEFNQPWSIEEIEIGDPQAHEVKIQMEAAGMCHSDHHLVTGGIPMAGFPVLGGHEGAGIVTEVGPGVEDIAPGDHVVLSFIPSCGQCPTCQSGLRNLCDLGAGLLGGAAVSDGTFRIQARGQNVFPMTLLGTFSPYMVVHRSSVVKIDPSVPFEVAALVGCGVTTGYGSAVRTADIRPGQDVAIVGVGGVGMAALQGAVAAGARYIFAIDPVEWKRDQALKFGATHVYPDINAALMGIMEVTYGLMAHKVVVTVGELQGADVDNYLNITQKGGTCVLTAIGSLLDTNVTLNLAMLTLMQKNLQGTIFGGGNPQYDIPQLLSMYKAGKLNLDDMITRQYRLEQINDGYQDMLDGKNIRGVIRYTDADR from the coding sequence GTGAAGACAAAAGGCGCACTGATCTGGGAGTTCAACCAGCCCTGGTCCATCGAGGAAATCGAGATCGGCGACCCGCAAGCGCACGAGGTCAAGATCCAGATGGAAGCGGCGGGCATGTGCCACTCCGATCACCACCTCGTGACCGGCGGAATCCCGATGGCCGGCTTCCCCGTGCTCGGCGGGCATGAGGGTGCCGGCATCGTCACCGAGGTCGGTCCGGGCGTGGAGGACATCGCCCCGGGCGACCACGTGGTGCTGTCCTTCATCCCGTCCTGTGGGCAATGCCCGACGTGCCAGTCCGGCCTGCGCAACCTGTGCGACCTGGGGGCCGGCCTGCTCGGCGGCGCGGCCGTCTCCGACGGCACCTTCCGCATCCAGGCCCGCGGCCAGAACGTCTTCCCGATGACCCTGCTGGGCACCTTCTCGCCGTACATGGTGGTGCACCGCAGCTCGGTCGTGAAGATCGACCCGTCGGTCCCGTTCGAGGTGGCCGCCCTGGTCGGCTGCGGCGTCACCACCGGCTACGGCTCGGCGGTCCGCACCGCCGACATCCGGCCGGGTCAAGACGTCGCCATCGTCGGCGTCGGTGGGGTCGGCATGGCCGCGCTGCAGGGCGCCGTCGCCGCCGGCGCACGCTACATCTTCGCGATCGATCCGGTCGAATGGAAGCGGGATCAGGCGCTGAAATTCGGTGCCACTCATGTCTACCCGGACATCAACGCCGCGTTGATGGGCATCATGGAGGTCACCTACGGCCTGATGGCGCACAAGGTCGTGGTCACCGTCGGCGAGCTGCAGGGCGCCGACGTCGACAACTACCTCAACATCACCCAAAAGGGTGGCACCTGCGTGCTGACCGCCATCGGCAGCCTGCTGGACACGAACGTGACGCTGAACCTGGCGATGCTGACCCTGATGCAGAAGAACCTGCAGGGCACCATCTTCGGCGGCGGCAACCCGCAGTACGACATCCCGCAGCTGCTGTCGATGTACAAGGCCGGCAAGCTGAACCTGGACGACATGATCACCCGCCAGTACCGACTCGAGCAGATCAACGACGGCTACCAGGACATGCTGGACGGCAAGAACATTCGCGGTGTCATCCGGTACACGGACGCCGACAGGTAA
- a CDS encoding DUF732 domain-containing protein has product MRDRETIDSELRRIALDRRSAREHGGRPSSREVDELLDELLAHSAGVPPAPAGHTSQTEVVADTHRIGYARRRRKGVPRRLALLAALPLSLVAVIAAVMVMFAVHHRDSPAQPAEAAPSAPPPPHRIAPAVPAPRIDIADAALIATLKHEGVPVPSQEYVMAQGHAVCDFLAHQPNFADAVAFVQRSSVWDAEQSGQVTAGAIVAYCPQSQPATPDQLSPAYQSTLSDLQAIEGKLQGIQGDLQGIQGDLDGIPGHP; this is encoded by the coding sequence ATGCGCGACCGCGAGACGATCGATTCAGAATTGCGGCGCATCGCTCTGGATCGCCGATCGGCCCGGGAGCATGGCGGCCGGCCATCGTCTCGAGAGGTCGACGAACTGCTCGACGAACTCCTCGCCCACAGCGCGGGGGTGCCTCCCGCCCCGGCGGGGCATACGAGCCAAACCGAAGTTGTCGCCGACACCCACAGGATCGGCTACGCGCGTCGCCGTCGCAAGGGCGTGCCGCGGCGCCTGGCCCTTCTCGCGGCGTTGCCGCTGTCTCTGGTGGCCGTCATCGCCGCGGTGATGGTGATGTTTGCGGTCCACCACCGGGATTCACCGGCGCAGCCGGCGGAGGCCGCACCGTCGGCCCCGCCGCCGCCCCATCGAATTGCGCCGGCAGTACCCGCGCCGCGCATCGACATCGCCGACGCGGCGCTTATCGCCACGTTGAAGCACGAAGGGGTACCGGTTCCCAGCCAGGAATACGTGATGGCCCAGGGGCACGCGGTCTGCGACTTCCTCGCGCACCAACCCAACTTCGCGGACGCGGTCGCGTTCGTGCAGCGATCGTCGGTATGGGACGCCGAGCAAAGCGGGCAAGTCACGGCGGGCGCCATCGTCGCGTACTGCCCTCAGTCTCAGCCGGCCACCCCGGACCAGCTGTCACCGGCCTATCAGAGCACTCTGTCCGATCTGCAGGCCATCGAGGGGAAACTGCAGGGCATCCAGGGGGACCTGCAAGGCATCCAGGGAGACCTGGACGGCATCCCAGGCCACCCGTAA
- a CDS encoding HIT family protein: MASIFTKIINRELPGRFVYEDDDVVAFLTIEPMTQGHTLVVPRAEIDQWQDVDGATFARIMAVSQLIGKAVCKAFKTERAGLIIAGLEVPHLHVHVFPTRRLSDFGFANVDRNPSPESLDEAQAKIKAALAQLA, translated from the coding sequence ATGGCGTCGATCTTCACCAAGATCATCAACCGTGAACTTCCCGGCCGCTTCGTCTACGAGGACGACGACGTCGTCGCGTTCTTGACGATCGAGCCCATGACCCAAGGACACACGCTCGTCGTGCCCCGGGCGGAAATCGATCAATGGCAGGACGTCGACGGCGCGACGTTCGCCCGGATCATGGCCGTGAGTCAGCTCATCGGCAAGGCCGTGTGCAAGGCCTTCAAGACCGAGCGGGCGGGGTTGATCATCGCCGGGCTGGAGGTTCCCCATTTGCACGTGCACGTGTTCCCCACCCGCCGCCTGAGCGACTTCGGCTTCGCCAACGTCGACCGAAACCCGTCACCGGAATCCCTGGACGAGGCGCAGGCCAAGATCAAGGCGGCACTGGCTCAGTTGGCGTGA
- a CDS encoding sensor histidine kinase, which translates to MTKQHRRGLPLRVGLVAATLVLVACGLAASGIAVTSILRHSLVSRIDQTLLDASRGWAQAPRRQSPPPYEGPDPARPPSKFYVRGIGSDGTAFTAINDRNSEPALPPNNDVGPNPTTLPSVNGSGILWRAVSVRGPHGLTTVAIDLSDVQHTVSSLVWLQIGIGVAVLVVVGIAGFAVVQRSLRPLSEVEQTAAAIAAGQLDRRVPERDPRTEVGRLSLALNGMLAQIQQALASSESSAEKARGSEERMRRFITDASHELRTPLTTIRGFAELYRQGAARDVAMLLSRIESEASRMGFLVDDLLLLARLDVQRPLEHNRVDLLALASDAVHDAQAMDPKRKIAMEVLDGPGTPEVLGDEPRIRQVLSNLVANALQHTPENADVTVRVGTCGDDAVLEVADEGPGMTEQDASRVFERFYRTDSSRARTSGGTGLGLSIVDSLVRAHGGAVTVTTAPGEGCCFRVTLPRVSEVPAQEPVHAN; encoded by the coding sequence ATGACCAAACAGCATCGACGTGGATTGCCGCTCCGGGTGGGGCTGGTCGCCGCCACCCTGGTGCTGGTGGCGTGCGGCCTCGCGGCCTCGGGCATCGCCGTCACGTCGATCCTGCGGCACAGCCTGGTCAGCCGGATCGACCAGACGCTGCTCGACGCGTCGCGCGGCTGGGCGCAGGCCCCGCGGCGGCAATCGCCGCCGCCCTACGAGGGCCCCGACCCGGCCCGGCCGCCGTCGAAGTTCTACGTGCGCGGCATCGGGTCCGACGGCACCGCGTTCACCGCCATCAACGACCGCAACTCCGAGCCGGCACTGCCGCCCAACAACGACGTGGGGCCCAATCCGACGACGCTGCCGTCGGTCAACGGATCCGGCATCCTGTGGCGCGCGGTGTCGGTGCGCGGGCCGCACGGCCTGACCACCGTCGCGATCGACCTGTCCGACGTCCAACACACGGTCAGCTCGCTGGTCTGGTTGCAGATCGGCATCGGGGTGGCGGTGCTGGTGGTGGTCGGCATCGCCGGCTTCGCGGTGGTACAGCGCAGCCTGCGGCCGCTCTCGGAGGTCGAACAAACCGCCGCGGCGATCGCCGCCGGCCAGCTGGATCGCCGTGTGCCGGAACGGGATCCGCGCACCGAGGTGGGTCGGCTTTCCCTCGCCCTCAACGGAATGCTCGCGCAGATCCAGCAAGCGCTCGCCTCCTCGGAGTCGTCGGCCGAGAAGGCCCGCGGTTCCGAGGAGCGGATGCGGCGGTTCATCACCGACGCCAGCCACGAGCTGCGCACCCCGCTGACGACCATCCGGGGCTTCGCGGAGTTGTATCGCCAGGGTGCCGCGCGCGACGTCGCCATGCTGTTGTCGCGCATCGAAAGCGAAGCCAGCCGGATGGGGTTCCTGGTCGACGACTTGCTGCTGTTGGCCCGCCTCGACGTGCAACGACCGCTCGAACACAACCGGGTCGACCTGCTGGCGCTGGCCAGCGACGCCGTACACGACGCGCAGGCGATGGATCCCAAACGCAAGATCGCCATGGAAGTCCTGGACGGTCCCGGCACCCCGGAGGTGCTCGGCGACGAACCGCGGATCCGGCAGGTGCTGAGCAACCTCGTCGCCAACGCCTTGCAGCACACCCCGGAGAACGCCGACGTCACGGTCCGGGTCGGCACCTGCGGCGACGACGCGGTGCTCGAAGTCGCGGACGAGGGCCCGGGCATGACCGAGCAGGACGCGTCGCGGGTGTTCGAGCGGTTCTATCGCACCGACTCGTCGCGGGCGCGCACCAGCGGAGGTACCGGGTTGGGGCTATCGATCGTCGACTCGCTGGTGCGCGCGCACGGCGGCGCCGTCACGGTGACGACCGCGCCCGGCGAGGGCTGCTGTTTCCGCGTGACGCTGCCCCGCGTCAGCGAGGTGCCGGCGCAGGAGCCGGTTCACGCCAACTGA
- a CDS encoding nuclear transport factor 2 family protein yields the protein MASREELEAWVDRWLQANKDCEKAGDWRPLADFYTRDATYGWNIGPKEDVMCVGVDEIRDIALGLEMEGLENWVYEYQKVLIDEKQGEIVGFWKQIVNKSDGTQDEIYGIGGSWFRLNDENLIEWQRDFFDFGHVAKMFATLIESGDLSAGMQKRIERSIAGEKLPGYYPLGQAPVPIW from the coding sequence ATGGCGTCACGCGAGGAACTCGAGGCCTGGGTCGACCGCTGGCTGCAGGCCAACAAGGACTGCGAGAAGGCCGGTGACTGGCGGCCATTGGCGGACTTCTACACCCGGGACGCGACCTACGGCTGGAACATCGGCCCCAAGGAAGACGTGATGTGCGTCGGCGTCGACGAGATCCGTGACATCGCCCTCGGCCTGGAGATGGAGGGCCTGGAGAACTGGGTGTACGAGTACCAGAAGGTGCTCATCGACGAGAAGCAGGGCGAGATCGTCGGCTTCTGGAAGCAGATCGTCAACAAGTCCGACGGCACCCAGGACGAGATCTACGGCATCGGTGGCAGCTGGTTCCGCCTGAACGACGAGAACCTCATCGAGTGGCAACGCGACTTCTTCGACTTCGGTCACGTCGCGAAGATGTTCGCGACGCTGATCGAATCGGGCGACCTCAGCGCCGGCATGCAGAAACGAATCGAGCGCAGCATCGCCGGCGAGAAGCTGCCGGGCTATTACCCGCTTGGCCAGGCACCGGTCCCGATCTGGTGA
- a CDS encoding ketosteroid isomerase family protein, producing the protein MTKAEESQASQATPALAASQASWRCVQAHDREGWLALMADDVVIEDPIGKSVTNPDGTGVRGKEAVGAFFDTNIATNQLSITCEETFPSSSPHEVAHILVLNSKFEGGFTSSVRGVFTYAVNDSGLITNMRGYWNLDVMQFGKEE; encoded by the coding sequence ATGACCAAGGCCGAAGAATCGCAAGCATCCCAGGCCACACCGGCGCTGGCCGCCTCCCAAGCCTCGTGGCGGTGCGTGCAAGCGCACGACCGGGAGGGCTGGCTGGCCCTGATGGCCGACGACGTCGTCATCGAGGACCCGATCGGCAAATCGGTGACCAACCCGGATGGCACCGGGGTCCGCGGCAAAGAAGCCGTCGGGGCGTTCTTCGACACCAACATCGCGACCAATCAGCTCTCCATCACGTGCGAAGAGACATTCCCGTCGAGTTCGCCCCACGAGGTCGCCCACATCTTGGTGCTCAACAGCAAGTTCGAGGGCGGCTTCACGAGCTCGGTGCGCGGTGTGTTCACCTACGCGGTTAACGACTCCGGACTCATCACCAACATGCGCGGGTACTGGAACCTCGACGTCATGCAGTTCGGCAAGGAGGAGTGA
- a CDS encoding oxidoreductase, with protein sequence MTGFGHLLAPGRIGAMTVRNRVVMSPMETMYGTPDGLPSERTRDYFAARAEGGVGLITLGATGIDNQHPETPGGLHLATDEAVHAHRALVEVVHEHGAKIQPQLVHAGPDGLGPEIFGVTSVGPSVIPSYLTGRPSVEISKQQLCAVLDLFKAAARRAVEAGYDGIELHAAHGYMLLGSFLAPQRNRRTDEYRGDSARGRARVVMDALAAIRSEIGDTVPITLRISGYERVAGGRPIFETAQLAPEFVAAGVNAFHVSGGVIDRLVTGMVNGADDGDELNVGAAAAVKQVVDVPVIAVGRIHDPVRAERILADGRADFVAMGRPLLADPELPRKLRDGRAHRIRKCISCENCIDAMEQRFSVDCAVNPRTGKERQLSPVPVGRPKRVVVIGGGPAGLEAARVAAERGHRVSLFERSSALGGALRWASVLHPENQPFLRYLRDEMKLSSAKVALGQNVSAQDIVDAAPDAVIVATGGRVAVPAIPGSDLPHVHTGPGLRELLGGQAGSGAPAWQRLGAVALGGWRQRLVRPTAVRLASRAWMPLGRRCAIVGGDLVALELAEFLASRGRLVSILESGKNIAPEVGNKRRTEHMDRLDRLGVTVHVRATVERITTEAVMFTPAGGTTRQLQADTAVLAGTVEPDTTLFDALVAALPGAEVYAAGDCTGLGLIRKATEEGARAACAI encoded by the coding sequence GTGACGGGGTTCGGGCACCTGCTGGCGCCGGGACGGATCGGCGCCATGACGGTGCGCAACCGCGTGGTGATGTCTCCGATGGAGACCATGTACGGCACGCCCGACGGGTTGCCGTCGGAGCGCACCCGCGATTACTTCGCCGCCCGCGCCGAGGGCGGCGTGGGCCTGATCACCCTGGGCGCCACCGGGATCGACAATCAACACCCCGAGACTCCCGGTGGGTTGCACCTGGCGACCGACGAGGCCGTCCACGCGCACCGGGCGCTCGTGGAAGTGGTGCACGAGCACGGCGCCAAGATCCAGCCCCAGCTGGTGCACGCCGGGCCCGACGGGCTGGGGCCCGAGATCTTCGGTGTCACATCGGTGGGGCCCTCGGTGATTCCGTCCTACCTCACCGGGCGGCCGTCGGTCGAGATCAGCAAGCAGCAGCTGTGCGCAGTGTTGGATCTGTTCAAGGCCGCGGCGCGCCGTGCCGTCGAGGCCGGGTACGACGGCATCGAGTTGCACGCAGCGCACGGCTACATGCTGCTGGGCTCGTTCCTTGCCCCACAACGCAATCGGCGTACCGACGAGTATCGCGGCGATTCGGCGCGTGGGCGGGCGCGGGTGGTGATGGACGCGCTCGCCGCGATCCGCTCCGAGATCGGTGACACCGTGCCGATCACGCTGCGCATCTCCGGCTACGAACGGGTCGCCGGCGGGCGGCCCATCTTCGAGACCGCACAGCTGGCCCCGGAATTCGTCGCCGCGGGCGTCAACGCGTTCCATGTCAGCGGCGGCGTGATCGACCGGCTGGTGACCGGCATGGTCAACGGCGCCGACGACGGCGACGAGCTCAACGTCGGGGCCGCGGCGGCTGTCAAGCAGGTGGTCGACGTGCCGGTGATCGCCGTCGGCCGCATCCACGACCCGGTGCGGGCCGAACGGATCCTGGCCGACGGGCGCGCCGACTTCGTCGCGATGGGACGCCCCCTGCTGGCCGATCCCGAGCTGCCCCGCAAACTCCGCGACGGGCGGGCGCACCGGATTCGCAAGTGCATCTCCTGCGAGAACTGCATCGACGCAATGGAACAGCGTTTCTCCGTCGACTGCGCCGTCAATCCACGCACCGGCAAAGAACGCCAGTTGTCGCCGGTCCCGGTCGGACGCCCCAAGCGCGTGGTGGTCATCGGTGGCGGGCCGGCCGGGCTGGAGGCCGCCCGGGTCGCCGCCGAGCGGGGCCACCGCGTCAGCCTTTTCGAGCGGAGCTCCGCGCTGGGCGGCGCGCTGCGCTGGGCGTCGGTTCTGCATCCGGAGAACCAGCCGTTCCTGCGCTACCTGCGCGACGAAATGAAACTCAGCAGCGCGAAGGTCGCGCTCGGCCAGAATGTTTCGGCTCAGGACATCGTCGACGCCGCCCCGGACGCGGTCATCGTGGCCACCGGCGGCCGCGTGGCCGTGCCGGCGATCCCCGGTTCCGACCTACCGCACGTCCACACCGGGCCCGGGTTGCGCGAATTGCTCGGCGGGCAAGCAGGATCCGGCGCCCCGGCCTGGCAGCGGCTGGGTGCCGTCGCCCTGGGCGGGTGGCGGCAGCGGCTGGTGCGTCCCACCGCGGTCCGGCTGGCCAGTCGCGCCTGGATGCCGCTCGGGCGCCGGTGCGCCATCGTGGGCGGCGACCTGGTCGCCCTGGAACTGGCCGAGTTCCTGGCGAGCCGGGGCCGCCTGGTGTCGATACTCGAGTCCGGCAAGAACATCGCCCCCGAAGTGGGCAACAAACGCAGGACCGAGCATATGGATCGACTCGACCGGCTGGGCGTCACCGTGCACGTCCGCGCAACCGTGGAGCGGATCACCACCGAAGCGGTGATGTTCACCCCCGCCGGTGGCACCACCCGACAGCTGCAGGCCGACACCGCCGTGCTGGCCGGGACGGTCGAACCCGATACGACGTTGTTCGATGCGCTGGTCGCCGCCCTGCCCGGCGCCGAGGTGTACGCCGCGGGCGACTGCACCGGGCTGGGGCTGATCCGCAAGGCCACCGAGGAAGGCGCGCGCGCCGCGTGCGCAATCTAG